One region of Thunnus albacares chromosome 8, fThuAlb1.1, whole genome shotgun sequence genomic DNA includes:
- the kcnj14 gene encoding ATP-sensitive inward rectifier potassium channel 14 — protein sequence MMGAARVKRRFSAVVDGPVEEEEVMRLAQSAADTARAGGSPTGSGTPTSPSPTHALNGKALPLQSNTNNARRQSAMGESVGGDAGGEGGVRAGRTCSGLRSGKGSSVGGRGEGRLSSDSLSSPSTTNRRRARRSSRRPRQRFVGKDGRCNVTFVNMSERGQRYLSDLFTTCVDIRWRWMLVIFTLSFLLSWLLFGFAFWLIASAHGDLSIRLSPSSGTSGSGEAGSGGESDREAVVEEPCFLQVNSFMAAFLFSLETQTSIGYGFRSVTEECPLAVVAVVLQCIVGCIIDAFIIGAVMAKIAKPKKRNETLVFSDTAVVALRDGRLCMMWRVGNLRKSHLVEAHVRAQLLKPRVTPEGEFLPLDNEDINVGFDTGTDRIFLVSPVTVVHEINDESPFFEMDRKTLENDSELEVVVILEGMVEATAMTTQCRSSYLASEILWGHRFEPVLFERKEGYQVDYSFFHRTYEIPNTPSCSAKELAEQKYIQSSRSSFCYENEVALQLVSPDDEPGQDPECPSPPTRRQSLSEHLHYN from the exons ATGATGGGAGCAGCACGTGTGAAACGCCGCTTCAGTGCTGTGGTGGATGggccagtggaggaggaggaggtcatGAGGCTAGCACAGAGTGCTGCAGATACAGCTAGGGCAGGGGGGAGCCCAACGGGGTCAGGGACCCCAACCAGCCCCTCCCCAACCCATGCCCTCAATGGCAAAGCTCTACCTCTTCAGAGCAACACCAACAATGCACGGAGGCAGAGTGCCATGGGAGAGTCAGTTGGGGGAGATGCAGGAGGAGAAGGCGGGGTGAGAGCAGGAAGAACATGCTCAGGGCTAAGAAGTGGAAAAGGCAGTAGtgtaggaggaagaggagaaggccGGTTATCCTCGGATTCACTCTCTTCCCCCTCCACTACCAACCGCCGGCGCGCCAGGCGCTCAAGCCGCCGGCCCCGACAGCGCTTTGTGGGCAAGGACGGACGCTGCAACGTCACCTTCGTCAACATGAGCGAGAGGGGCCAGCGGTACCTCAGCGACCTCTTCACCACCTGTGTGGACATCCGCTGGCGCTGGATGCTGGTCATCTTCAccctctccttccttctctcctggCTACTCTTTGGATTTGCCTTCTGGCTCATTGCCTCCGCGCATGGGGACCTTTCCATTCGGCTTTCCCCCAGCTCAGGGACCTCAGGATCAGGAGAGGCTGGGTCTGGAGGAGAGTCGGATAGAGAGGCAGTGGTTGAGGAGCCGTGCTTCCTCCAGGTGAACAGCTTCATGGCAGCCTTTCTATTCTCCTTGGAGACGCAGACATCCATCGGTTACGGATTCCGAAGTGTGACCGAAGAATGTCCCCTGGCGGTGGTGGCGGTCGTTTTGCAGTGCATTGTGGGCTGCATTATTGACGCCTTCATCATCGGGGCAGTCATGGCAAAGATTGCCAAGCCCAAGAAGCGCAACGAGACACTGGTGTTCTCTGACACAGCTGTGGTGGCGCTGAGGGATGGGAGACTCTGCATGATGTGGAGGGTCGGTAACCTACGCAAGAGTCACCTGGTAGAGGCGCATGTCCGAGCACAACTACTGAAG CCAAGGGTGACTCCAGAGGGAGAGTTCCTCCCGCTGGATAACGAGGACATCAACGTGGGTTTTGACACCGGCACTGACCGCATCTTCTTGGTCTCGCCGGTGACAGTTGTCCATGAGATCAACGATGAGTCACCCTTCTTCGAGATGGACCGAAAGACCCTGGAAAATGACTCTGAACTGGAGGTTGTCGTCATACTTGAGGGCATGGTGGAGGCCACGGCCATGACCACGCAGTGCCGTAGCTCCTATCTGGCTTCTGAAATCCTCTGGGGACATCGCTTCGAACCAGTGCTCTTTGAGAGGAAAGAAGGTTACCAG GTGGACTACTCATTCTTCCATCGAACATATGAGATCCCGAACACACCCTCATGCAGTGCAAAAGAACTTGCTGAGCAGAAGTACATTCAAAGCTCACGCTCATC